The following are from one region of the Ignavibacteriota bacterium genome:
- a CDS encoding peptidase: MQSFIFVVLAFFLLGCGKKTEQNKEAEDIAMLKEKIAKFVPTKLDYDSSTLDEREKVVVEKLYLASKIMDEIFLEQVYSKNDEIKAQLLKENTEVSKLQLELFNIMFGPFDRLEHDAPFIDSLKKPLGANFYPEDMTKEEFENWIKANPGDEKPFTSEFTVIRRENGKLAAIPYSEYWKDKLTEASKLLKEAAAYADNPTLKKYLNSRADAFLSNDYYQSDMDWMDLKDHKIEIVIGPYEVYEDGMFNYKASFESFLTIKDQEESKKLDVFKQYLRDMEIHLPIPDQYKNFERGSESPLAVVNEIFTAGDTKAGVQTLAFNLPNDERVRKVKGSKKVMLKNVAHAKYDKLLIPITEIVLDPDQMKYVTFNSFFTHSLMHEMSHGIGPGFIKVDGRDTEVRKELKETYATLEECKADILGMYNNVFMIEKGVFPETFERETYVTFLAGTFRSVRFGINEAHGGGNAIIYNFLLERGAYEFNDQTQKVKVNFEKIGPALRDLANLVLMIQAKGDYQGAKDLIAKYAVNSPSMETLRKNLEQLPVDIKPVYEIEK; this comes from the coding sequence ATTCAATCATTCATATTCGTAGTTCTTGCTTTCTTCCTTCTCGGATGTGGAAAGAAAACAGAACAAAATAAAGAAGCAGAGGATATAGCAATGCTCAAAGAAAAAATTGCAAAGTTTGTTCCTACCAAACTTGATTATGATTCGAGCACCCTCGATGAACGTGAAAAAGTTGTAGTCGAAAAATTATACCTGGCATCAAAAATAATGGATGAAATCTTTCTTGAACAGGTTTACTCAAAGAACGATGAAATAAAAGCACAACTGCTGAAAGAAAATACAGAAGTTTCCAAACTGCAACTCGAGTTATTCAATATTATGTTTGGTCCGTTCGACAGACTTGAGCATGATGCACCTTTTATTGATTCACTTAAAAAACCACTCGGTGCAAATTTTTATCCTGAAGATATGACCAAAGAAGAATTTGAAAACTGGATAAAAGCAAATCCAGGTGACGAAAAACCTTTTACATCAGAGTTTACTGTTATAAGACGAGAGAATGGAAAACTCGCTGCAATTCCTTACAGCGAATACTGGAAAGATAAATTAACTGAAGCTTCTAAATTATTGAAAGAAGCTGCAGCGTATGCTGATAATCCAACACTCAAAAAATATTTAAACTCAAGAGCTGATGCATTCCTGAGCAATGATTATTATCAGAGCGATATGGACTGGATGGATTTGAAAGATCATAAAATTGAAATCGTGATTGGTCCCTATGAAGTTTATGAAGACGGAATGTTCAACTATAAAGCTTCATTCGAAAGTTTTCTTACGATTAAAGATCAGGAAGAAAGTAAAAAGCTTGATGTGTTCAAGCAGTATTTAAGAGATATGGAAATTCATCTGCCGATTCCGGATCAGTATAAAAATTTTGAACGTGGATCAGAATCACCGCTTGCAGTTGTAAATGAGATTTTTACAGCAGGTGATACAAAAGCCGGAGTTCAAACCCTTGCATTCAATCTTCCGAATGATGAAAGAGTGCGTAAAGTAAAGGGTTCAAAAAAAGTTATGCTTAAAAATGTTGCACACGCAAAGTATGACAAGCTGCTTATCCCGATTACAGAAATTGTTCTTGATCCTGATCAAATGAAATATGTTACATTTAATTCATTCTTCACTCATTCATTAATGCACGAAATGTCTCACGGAATTGGTCCCGGTTTTATAAAAGTTGATGGAAGGGATACTGAAGTAAGAAAAGAGTTGAAGGAAACTTATGCAACCCTTGAAGAATGTAAAGCAGATATACTTGGAATGTATAACAATGTTTTTATGATAGAGAAGGGGGTTTTTCCGGAAACATTTGAAAGAGAAACCTATGTTACATTTCTTGCAGGTACTTTCCGTTCAGTGAGATTTGGAATTAATGAAGCTCACGGCGGCGGCAATGCAATCATCTATAATTTTCTTCTTGAAAGAGGTGCTTACGAGTTCAATGATCAAACACAAAAAGTAAAAGTTAATTTTGAAAAGATTGGTCCGGCATTGCGTGATCTTGCAAACCTGGTTTTGATGATTCAGGCAAAAGGAGATTATCAGGGTGCAAAAGATTTAATTGCAAAGTATGCAGTTAATTCACCTTCAATGGAAACATTAAGAAAGAATCTTGAACAACTTCCGGTAGATATTAAACCTGTTTATGAAATAGAGAAATAA
- a CDS encoding site-specific DNA-methyltransferase, which produces MGSRINLSKNGTTTSSFGSPGRINHDSSKFYNSRLYEGLLPDKKLIYLENKIPTEIINSHFCHSSEQMNELPDNSIHLMITSPPYNVTKEYDNNLNLEEYILLLKNVWKETYRVLVPGGRACINVANLGRKPYIPLHSYIIKDMTEIGFMMRGEIIWNKAANASPSTAWGSWLSAANPVLRDIHEYILIFSKSSFTHSGNGKESTIKKEEFLEWTKSVWTFPPVSAKKIGHPAPFPEELPKRLINLYSFKNDVVLDPFVGSGTTSLSAVKNKRDFIGYDTNKKYIQLANKRITEYASQIKMEI; this is translated from the coding sequence ATGGGATCAAGAATAAATTTATCTAAAAATGGAACCACAACAAGTTCTTTTGGTAGCCCCGGTAGAATTAATCACGACTCATCAAAATTTTATAACTCGCGATTATATGAAGGATTACTTCCTGATAAAAAATTAATTTATCTTGAGAACAAAATTCCAACCGAAATAATTAATTCTCATTTTTGCCACTCAAGTGAACAGATGAATGAATTACCTGATAATTCTATTCATTTGATGATAACATCTCCCCCGTATAATGTAACCAAAGAATATGATAATAATCTTAATCTTGAAGAATATATACTCCTGCTTAAAAATGTATGGAAGGAAACTTATCGTGTATTAGTTCCCGGTGGACGTGCATGTATAAATGTAGCTAATCTTGGAAGAAAACCATATATCCCTTTGCACTCATACATAATTAAAGATATGACAGAGATAGGTTTTATGATGCGAGGAGAAATAATCTGGAACAAAGCTGCAAATGCCAGCCCTTCTACAGCCTGGGGTAGTTGGCTATCTGCAGCAAATCCGGTTCTTAGAGATATTCATGAGTATATATTAATTTTTTCCAAATCATCATTTACCCATTCGGGAAATGGAAAAGAAAGCACTATTAAGAAAGAAGAATTTTTAGAGTGGACAAAAAGTGTATGGACTTTTCCACCCGTATCTGCAAAAAAAATTGGTCATCCCGCTCCCTTTCCCGAAGAACTTCCAAAACGTCTAATAAATTTATATTCTTTCAAAAACGATGTGGTATTAGATCCTTTCGTTGGTAGTGGTACTACTAGCTTATCCGCTGTAAAAAATAAACGTGATTTTATCGGTTATGACACCAACAAAAAGTATATACAGTTAGCTAATAAACGAATTACTGAATATGCCAGCCAGATAAAAATGGAGATATGA
- a CDS encoding TraB/GumN family protein: MTELVVNKYGEDVHFINKAGREFIIVGTAHISRQSADLVKEVIEKEKPNVVCVELDEKRLKALSEKNRWENLDLRKIIKEKQLSTLIVNLVLSSYQKKLGEKLGVSPGTELLEAVQVANEKNIPIELCDREVRITLRRAWHSMNLWQKSKFLAGGLGGLFEKQELTEEKLAELRNKDVLSEMMDELGKAMPVLKKIIIDERDQYIAQKMKDSNGKKIVSVVGAGHVKGIKKFLESNEKVDLKSIEEIPKPPVLNKILGWGIPFIIVASIFYIGFSQGITEAGSNALFWILACGIPSAIGSLLAVAHPVTILVSFLSAPITSLSPLIGVGYVAAFVQAYMQPPIVKEFQEVSKDFRKVSNWWKNRLLKVFLVFILSSIGGVIGTSVGFFEIVRNVFK, encoded by the coding sequence ATGACAGAATTAGTAGTAAATAAATATGGTGAAGATGTTCACTTTATAAATAAAGCTGGACGAGAATTCATCATTGTTGGAACAGCACATATCTCACGTCAGTCTGCTGATCTTGTAAAAGAAGTGATAGAAAAAGAAAAACCAAACGTTGTTTGTGTCGAGCTTGATGAAAAAAGACTGAAAGCACTTTCGGAAAAAAATCGCTGGGAGAATTTAGATCTCAGAAAAATAATTAAAGAAAAGCAGCTTAGTACATTGATTGTTAATCTTGTTCTTTCTTCATATCAGAAAAAACTTGGAGAAAAACTTGGAGTTTCTCCCGGGACTGAATTGCTTGAAGCAGTTCAGGTCGCAAATGAAAAAAACATTCCCATTGAACTTTGCGATAGGGAAGTGAGAATAACATTACGACGTGCCTGGCATTCAATGAACTTGTGGCAGAAAAGTAAATTCCTTGCCGGTGGTCTTGGTGGTTTGTTCGAGAAGCAGGAATTAACCGAAGAAAAACTGGCAGAGCTCCGAAATAAAGATGTTCTTTCTGAAATGATGGATGAACTTGGAAAAGCAATGCCAGTATTAAAAAAAATTATTATAGATGAACGAGATCAATATATCGCACAGAAGATGAAAGATAGTAATGGAAAAAAAATAGTTTCTGTTGTTGGTGCCGGACACGTGAAAGGAATTAAAAAGTTTTTAGAAAGTAACGAGAAAGTTGATTTAAAAAGTATTGAAGAAATTCCTAAGCCCCCAGTATTAAATAAAATATTAGGATGGGGAATTCCGTTCATAATTGTTGCATCAATATTTTATATCGGATTCAGCCAGGGAATTACCGAAGCTGGAAGCAATGCACTCTTCTGGATTCTTGCCTGCGGAATTCCAAGTGCAATTGGTTCATTACTCGCCGTGGCACATCCGGTAACAATTCTTGTTTCATTTTTATCGGCACCGATTACAAGTCTTTCGCCATTAATTGGTGTTGGATATGTTGCAGCTTTTGTTCAAGCGTATATGCAGCCACCGATTGTAAAAGAGTTTCAGGAAGTTTCAAAAGATTTCAGGAAAGTATCTAACTGGTGGAAGAATCGTCTGCTAAAAGTTTTTCTTGTGTTCATACTTTCAAGCATCGGTGGAGTTATTGGTACTTCGGTTGGCTTTTTTGAAATTGTGAGGAATGTTTTTAAGTGA
- a CDS encoding transposase has protein sequence MDNENRPQRKNIRLKEYDYSFPGWYYVTICTFNRINLFGKIADGKMVLNEDGKIVEEEWLQTKEIRKNVDLDYYIIMPNHLHGIIIIEQSFEDVIIKGRGELNSPEKIDSGRIQYAPTNDTFISPSHTLGAIVRGFKSSVTKKIRELSGNSELRIWQRNYYEHIIRNDNDLHRIRTYIQNNPLKWELDEYYNA, from the coding sequence ATGGACAATGAAAATCGACCACAGCGTAAAAACATCAGGCTAAAGGAATATGATTATTCATTTCCCGGATGGTATTATGTAACTATTTGCACATTTAATAGAATAAATTTATTTGGGAAAATTGCAGATGGGAAAATGGTTTTAAATGAGGATGGTAAAATTGTTGAAGAAGAATGGCTGCAAACAAAAGAAATAAGGAAGAATGTTGATCTGGATTATTATATAATTATGCCCAACCATTTGCATGGAATAATTATTATTGAACAATCGTTCGAAGATGTGATTATAAAAGGTAGGGGCGAATTGAATTCGCCCGAAAAAATCGATTCGGGGCGTATACAATACGCCCCTACAAACGATACATTTATATCTCCGTCTCATACACTCGGTGCTATTGTAAGAGGTTTCAAATCATCCGTAACAAAAAAAATAAGAGAACTATCCGGTAATTCTGAATTAAGAATATGGCAGCGAAATTATTATGAGCATATTATTAGAAATGATAATGATTTACACAGGATAAGAACCTATATACAAAACAATCCACTCAAGTGGGAACTGGATGAATATTATAATGCCTGA
- a CDS encoding DUF4412 domain-containing protein, giving the protein MKLFCSTLTVFLIFMITNVFAQSAFQGKVVFSVETDGEEQVMNYLAKDNKLRMEVPDEGGYILFDTKNSKMYIIMDEQEMYMETDLQGMGENSNSSTRSITKTGQTKKILGHDCEKFTFVDEDSKGEAWMTKELGSFMFFTQNQQDVAGWQNEVLKEGYFPLQVTEYDEDGVVESNYTVVEVTPKELSADMFTLPPSYQKLDMGNMGNIKDMMK; this is encoded by the coding sequence ATGAAATTATTTTGTTCAACCCTAACAGTGTTCTTAATATTTATGATCACTAATGTTTTTGCACAATCAGCATTTCAAGGCAAAGTAGTTTTCTCTGTTGAAACGGATGGTGAAGAACAAGTAATGAATTACTTAGCAAAAGATAATAAGTTGAGAATGGAAGTACCTGATGAGGGCGGCTATATCCTTTTTGACACCAAGAATTCAAAAATGTACATAATTATGGATGAACAGGAAATGTATATGGAAACTGATTTGCAGGGAATGGGTGAAAATAGCAATAGCAGTACCCGTAGTATCACCAAAACTGGTCAGACAAAAAAAATACTTGGTCATGATTGTGAAAAATTTACGTTTGTAGATGAAGATTCAAAAGGCGAAGCATGGATGACAAAAGAACTTGGTTCGTTTATGTTCTTCACTCAAAATCAGCAAGATGTAGCAGGCTGGCAGAATGAAGTTTTGAAAGAAGGTTATTTCCCGCTGCAAGTAACTGAATACGATGAAGACGGAGTGGTAGAAAGCAATTACACAGTAGTTGAAGTCACGCCAAAAGAATTGAGTGCTGATATGTTTACTCTTCCTCCTTCATACCAAAAACTTGACATGGGAAATATGGGTAATATTAAAGATATGATGAAATAG
- a CDS encoding MBL fold metallo-hydrolase → MKIQFIGAARTVTGSQHLLTINNKKILLECGLFQGRRKDTYEKNKNFSFDPKEIDTLILSHAHIDHSGNIPHLVKDGFRGPIYSTSATKDLCEIMLKDSAYLQQRDIEWLNKKNKKHIPDESLYSIEDVDAAIQYFVPVNYNTATEIFPGVTAYFQDAGHILGSAGIFLEIEEENGKKINFGFSGDIGRYDTPIIKDPDYFRDLDLLIMESTYGNRLHTKKDEVEEEVAKVVRQVFDRKGKIIIPAFAVGRTQLLVYVFHKLFDQKRIPEIPIYVDSPLAVNATKVFKDHPECFDRETSRIFLESGNDPFGFGRLKYISTVDQSKELNDINDPIIIISASGMAEGGRILHHLANNIGNPKNLVLFVGYAAEQTLARKIMDGIKQVNILGEEYSVNCQIKIMDYFSGHADQNELLDYLSLNPQKRLKNIFLVHGEEDQALPLKEKILQKGYKNADYPMSGEKFVI, encoded by the coding sequence TTGAAAATTCAATTCATCGGTGCAGCCAGAACAGTTACCGGTTCACAGCATCTTCTTACCATTAACAATAAAAAAATTCTTCTCGAATGTGGGCTATTTCAGGGCAGAAGAAAAGATACTTATGAAAAAAATAAAAACTTCAGCTTCGATCCAAAAGAAATTGACACATTAATTCTTTCACACGCGCACATTGATCACAGCGGTAACATACCTCATCTCGTAAAGGACGGTTTCAGAGGACCGATATATTCCACTTCTGCAACAAAAGATCTGTGTGAGATAATGCTTAAAGATTCTGCATATCTTCAACAGAGAGATATTGAATGGCTGAATAAAAAAAATAAAAAGCATATACCTGACGAATCTCTCTATTCAATTGAAGACGTTGATGCTGCTATACAATATTTTGTTCCGGTAAATTACAACACAGCAACGGAAATTTTTCCCGGAGTAACTGCTTACTTTCAGGATGCCGGGCATATACTCGGCTCTGCGGGAATTTTTCTGGAGATTGAAGAAGAAAACGGGAAGAAAATTAATTTCGGTTTCTCGGGTGATATTGGAAGATATGATACGCCAATTATAAAGGATCCTGATTATTTCCGTGATCTTGATTTGCTTATAATGGAAAGCACCTACGGAAACAGACTTCACACAAAAAAGGATGAAGTAGAAGAAGAAGTTGCAAAAGTTGTGAGACAAGTTTTTGACAGAAAAGGAAAAATAATTATTCCGGCGTTTGCTGTTGGCAGAACTCAATTACTGGTTTACGTTTTTCATAAATTATTCGATCAAAAAAGAATTCCTGAAATTCCGATTTATGTTGATAGTCCGCTTGCAGTAAATGCAACTAAAGTATTTAAAGATCATCCTGAATGTTTTGACAGAGAAACCAGCAGAATATTTTTGGAAAGCGGCAACGATCCTTTTGGTTTTGGAAGGCTCAAATACATTTCAACTGTTGATCAATCAAAAGAGCTGAATGATATAAATGATCCGATAATAATAATTTCCGCATCAGGAATGGCTGAAGGTGGAAGAATTCTTCATCATCTTGCAAACAATATTGGAAATCCAAAAAACCTGGTTTTGTTTGTCGGATACGCTGCAGAGCAAACTCTTGCAAGAAAAATTATGGATGGAATAAAACAAGTGAACATTTTAGGCGAAGAATATTCTGTCAATTGTCAGATTAAAATAATGGACTATTTTAGTGGTCATGCTGATCAAAATGAACTTTTAGATTATTTAAGCTTAAATCCTCAAAAACGCTTAAAAAATATCTTCCTTGTTCATGGTGAAGAAGATCAGGCTCTGCCTCTTAAAGAAAAAATATTGCAAAAAGGATATAAAAACGCAGATTATCCTATGTCAGGAGAAAAATTTGTGATATAG
- a CDS encoding sigma-70 family RNA polymerase sigma factor, whose protein sequence is MSLKITKQFTNRESKSLDQYLQEIGKVDLLTPDMEITLAIRIKKGDMLAQEQLIKANLRFVVSVAKQFQNQGLSLGDLINEGNIGLIKAAQRFDETRGFKFISYAVWWVRQSIMQAIADQSRVVRLPLNRVGNLTKISKAYRDLEQEYERKPTTDELAKILDMTADEVAYALQISGRHVSMDAPLKTGDENKNTLIDVLPNDEQPLPDKELMKESLKKEVQNVLGTLTERESEVIKLYFGIEGDHSATLEEIGEKFNLTRERVRQIKEKALRNLRHSKRSGRLKAYLG, encoded by the coding sequence ATAAGCTTGAAGATAACAAAGCAGTTTACAAATCGTGAAAGTAAATCTCTTGATCAATACTTACAGGAAATAGGAAAGGTTGACCTATTAACTCCTGATATGGAGATTACGTTAGCTATTCGAATTAAAAAGGGTGATATGCTTGCCCAGGAACAATTAATCAAAGCTAATTTAAGATTCGTTGTTTCAGTTGCAAAACAGTTTCAGAATCAGGGACTTTCACTCGGTGATTTAATTAACGAAGGAAATATTGGTTTGATAAAAGCTGCGCAGCGTTTTGATGAAACACGTGGATTTAAATTTATTTCTTACGCTGTTTGGTGGGTAAGACAATCTATTATGCAGGCGATTGCAGATCAATCGAGAGTTGTTCGTCTGCCTTTGAATCGTGTTGGAAACTTAACAAAGATCAGCAAAGCGTACAGAGATCTTGAACAGGAGTACGAAAGAAAACCAACTACAGATGAGCTTGCAAAAATACTTGATATGACTGCTGACGAAGTTGCTTACGCACTTCAGATTTCAGGTCGTCACGTTTCAATGGATGCACCATTAAAAACCGGTGATGAAAATAAGAATACTCTTATTGACGTTCTGCCAAATGATGAACAGCCATTACCGGATAAAGAATTGATGAAAGAATCTTTGAAGAAAGAAGTTCAGAATGTTCTCGGTACACTTACGGAAAGAGAATCTGAAGTAATTAAATTATATTTTGGAATTGAAGGAGACCATTCGGCAACATTAGAAGAGATTGGCGAAAAGTTTAATCTCACCCGCGAAAGAGTAAGACAGATTAAAGAAAAAGCTTTAAGAAACTTAAGACATTCAAAAAGAAGCGGAAGATTAAAAGCTTATCTCGGATAA
- the pepF gene encoding oligoendopeptidase F, translating to MKHHKYFLLIILFTILIAAFTFAQSPERKDVPDKYKWNLSDIYPTTDAWQKDVDMLKTDVDKLAAFKGTLGKSADELYTALKTSSNLLKTLSKAWTYASNLSNENLNISANQAMMQQMSALGTKLGEVTAFMEPEILQIPKEKVDQFFKEKPELAKEFNMYIDNIQRLRAHTLDEAGEKILASFGLVSGVESDVYDIFTNAEKPAPTVTISTGEEIELTPASYTRYRTLDNREDRSKVFETFFNSYGDFKNTLGANLGGKVKKDWIYAKDRNYNSSMEAALNSDNLPVSVYTTLIAEVNKNLPTLQRALDLKKKMLELDTLHYYDLYVPLVQKVDMSFTVEQGQQILLEALKPLGTEYISTLQTAFNNRWIDYIPTVGKRSGAYSTGGAYDVHPYILMNWTDDYESVSTLAHELGHTMHSYFSNKTQPFSKADYATFVAEIASTVNENLLNNYMVHHAKNDEEKLYLLGSYLELLRTTIFRQTSFAEFEWEIHKRVEAGEPITGEDMCAIYFDIVKRYYGNDQGVCKVDDYIQYEWSYIPHFLGYNYYVFQYATSLIYGTALVEKMTLKGQAGVDAYYNILKGGGSKYPTELIKDAGIDPMSPEPVALTMKKMNSVMDQMEAILKKIGR from the coding sequence ATGAAGCATCACAAATATTTTTTACTAATTATATTGTTCACTATTCTGATTGCTGCTTTTACATTCGCACAATCACCCGAACGCAAAGACGTTCCTGATAAATACAAATGGAATCTTTCTGATATTTATCCAACTACTGATGCATGGCAAAAAGATGTTGACATGCTTAAAACAGACGTTGATAAACTTGCTGCATTTAAAGGAACTCTTGGCAAAAGTGCTGATGAACTTTACACAGCATTAAAAACTTCATCAAATCTCCTAAAGACTTTATCAAAAGCATGGACTTATGCCAGCAACCTGAGCAATGAAAACCTGAATATTTCTGCAAATCAGGCAATGATGCAGCAGATGAGCGCACTCGGAACAAAGCTTGGCGAAGTTACTGCATTTATGGAACCAGAAATTCTTCAGATTCCGAAGGAGAAGGTTGATCAGTTTTTTAAAGAGAAACCGGAACTTGCAAAAGAATTCAATATGTATATTGATAACATTCAAAGACTTCGTGCACACACACTTGATGAAGCCGGAGAAAAAATACTTGCAAGCTTCGGTTTAGTTTCTGGTGTTGAAAGTGATGTTTACGATATTTTCACTAATGCAGAAAAACCGGCTCCAACAGTTACTATATCAACAGGTGAAGAGATTGAACTGACTCCAGCATCATACACCAGATATAGAACATTGGATAACCGCGAAGATCGTTCTAAAGTTTTTGAAACATTTTTTAACAGCTATGGCGATTTCAAAAATACTCTCGGTGCAAATCTCGGTGGAAAAGTAAAGAAGGATTGGATTTATGCGAAGGACAGAAATTATAATTCTTCTATGGAAGCCGCTTTGAATTCAGATAATCTTCCCGTGTCCGTTTACACAACACTGATTGCAGAGGTTAATAAAAATTTACCAACTCTTCAACGTGCTTTGGATCTGAAAAAGAAAATGCTTGAATTAGATACACTGCATTATTATGATTTATATGTTCCTCTTGTTCAGAAAGTTGACATGAGTTTTACAGTTGAACAAGGACAACAGATACTGCTTGAGGCGCTAAAACCACTTGGCACTGAATATATTTCAACATTACAAACAGCATTTAACAATCGGTGGATCGATTACATTCCAACGGTTGGAAAAAGAAGCGGTGCATATTCAACAGGCGGGGCTTATGATGTTCATCCTTATATATTAATGAATTGGACAGATGATTATGAATCAGTTTCCACTCTTGCTCACGAACTTGGTCATACAATGCACAGTTATTTTTCAAACAAGACACAGCCTTTTTCAAAAGCGGATTATGCTACGTTCGTTGCAGAAATTGCATCAACAGTAAATGAAAATTTGCTGAACAACTACATGGTTCATCATGCTAAAAATGATGAAGAGAAACTTTATCTTCTTGGGAGCTATCTCGAATTACTCAGAACCACTATCTTTCGTCAGACTTCCTTTGCAGAATTTGAATGGGAAATTCATAAAAGAGTAGAAGCCGGAGAACCAATTACCGGTGAAGATATGTGTGCAATTTATTTTGATATCGTTAAAAGATATTACGGAAACGATCAGGGTGTTTGCAAAGTCGATGATTACATTCAGTATGAATGGTCATACATTCCACATTTTCTTGGTTATAATTATTATGTTTTTCAATATGCAACATCTCTCATTTACGGAACGGCACTTGTAGAAAAGATGACATTGAAAGGTCAAGCGGGTGTTGACGCATATTATAATATTCTAAAAGGCGGTGGATCAAAATATCCAACCGAGTTAATTAAAGATGCGGGAATTGATCCGATGTCACCGGAACCGGTTGCGCTCACAATGAAAAAGATGAATAGTGTAATGGATCAGATGGAAGCTATATTGAAAAAGATTGGTAGATAA
- a CDS encoding T9SS type A sorting domain-containing protein, with product MISGFSLSDAYPNPFNPTTTIRYEIGEYGYVSLKVYNILGIEVATLVNEEKQAGNYEVEFNSVETSHDLSLPSGIYLYQLKVGSYSETKKMVLLK from the coding sequence ATGATTTCCGGATTTTCATTATCGGATGCTTATCCAAACCCGTTTAATCCAACAACGACAATCCGATACGAGATTGGTGAATACGGATATGTGTCATTAAAAGTTTATAATATTTTAGGAATCGAAGTTGCAACTCTTGTCAACGAAGAAAAGCAAGCCGGCAATTACGAAGTTGAATTTAATTCTGTAGAGACAAGTCACGACTTGTCTTTACCGAGCGGAATCTATTTGTATCAATTAAAAGTCGGAAGTTATTCTGAGACAAAGAAAATGGTTCTGTTAAAATAA
- a CDS encoding ThaI family type II restriction endonuclease, with translation MNEKILPLFTEEKTIKKIQNKLPKLFQIAELESQRAGKVGMEVGSIRERIIVSLLVYKFGERNVETEIPITEPEVDVKLFGDSISIKTKTGNSYTGVKLIWTVDAENAVEFQNTYKPSCDIIFVKINWGSKGGLFYIPLEIQLEVFQLLGRENYIKLPSKGTNPRGVEISTKALQMLVEHKKNKFVNIDWKKEDIKFNAFKRWIDLWDQE, from the coding sequence ATGAACGAAAAAATATTACCCCTCTTTACCGAAGAAAAGACTATTAAGAAAATTCAGAATAAATTACCAAAGCTATTTCAAATTGCTGAATTAGAAAGCCAAAGAGCTGGAAAAGTTGGAATGGAAGTAGGTTCAATAAGGGAAAGAATAATTGTTTCACTACTGGTATATAAATTTGGCGAAAGAAATGTCGAAACAGAAATTCCTATTACTGAACCTGAAGTGGATGTTAAATTATTTGGTGACTCAATATCTATTAAAACTAAGACAGGAAATAGTTACACAGGTGTGAAACTGATTTGGACAGTTGATGCTGAAAATGCAGTAGAATTTCAGAATACATATAAACCGTCCTGTGATATTATTTTTGTAAAAATAAATTGGGGAAGCAAAGGTGGTTTATTCTATATTCCGCTCGAAATACAGTTAGAAGTATTTCAATTGTTGGGCAGAGAGAATTATATTAAATTGCCAAGTAAAGGAACAAATCCAAGAGGCGTTGAAATTTCAACTAAGGCATTGCAAATGTTGGTTGAACATAAAAAGAATAAATTTGTGAATATTGATTGGAAAAAAGAGGATATTAAATTTAATGCATTTAAAAGATGGATTGACTTATGGGATCAAGAATAA
- a CDS encoding cupin domain-containing protein translates to MKLKANGQLPPLKHPDTRYGTVLSGTLYIGFGKSIDNSAMFEISNGEVYCIPANQTHYIKAGDSDVTYQEVGFGPTATTGTAVFK, encoded by the coding sequence GTGAAATTAAAAGCTAATGGACAGTTACCGCCACTCAAACATCCTGACACGCGTTATGGTACTGTACTCTCTGGAACTCTTTATATTGGATTCGGAAAGTCAATTGATAACTCTGCGATGTTTGAAATTTCAAATGGTGAAGTGTATTGCATTCCAGCAAACCAAACGCACTATATAAAAGCTGGAGATAGCGATGTTACATATCAGGAAGTTGGCTTTGGACCAACGGCAACAACTGGAACAGCTGTATTTAAATAG